In Aspergillus oryzae RIB40 DNA, chromosome 6, one genomic interval encodes:
- a CDS encoding uncharacterized protein (proteins containing the FAD binding domain), with protein sequence MRALSRLPRGFPANPRVFHRRPTLPRPEVCQRSRIARLNSSSSSGNDREKRGDAGISEPSTGSSNSWTASRTLLVSALAAGLSYAYAISSNKSQPESLKQPQYGSTQDLKKAIAELRAKLGDEAISTDEDDLQVHGFSEWSSVNADRFPVAIAYPKSTEDVAEIAKICHKYKMPMIPYSGGSSLEANFAAVHGGLTIDFVSMNKILELHEDDMDVVVQPSIQWMDLNEKIKDSGLFFPVDPGPSAMIGGMIGTNCSGTNAVRYGTMKDWVINLTVVLADGRIVKTRRRPRKTSAGYNLTGMFVGSEGTLGIVTEATLKLTPIPEETRVGVVTFPTMRDAASTAMLLIRKGIPVQCMEILDDVQMDVINRAGGTGRSWKTLPSLFFKFSGTSAGVLDSVTLTRDLAKKNHAESFEFARDEREALDLWSARKQSLWSMLALKKEGSQVWSTDVSVPISRLPDIIEITKKELDDLGIFASVLGHIGDGNFHTCILYNRKDQEETERVEKFVYDMVDRALEMEGSCTGEHGVGLGKKKSLQKELGPETIDVMRSFKKALDPHWLLNPGKIFDFKDES encoded by the exons ATGCGAGCACTTTCCCGCCTGCCACGGGGTTTCCCCGCAAATCCCCGCGTATTCCATCGCCGACCCACACTCCCACGGCCGGAAGTCTGTCAACGCTCGAGGATCGCGCGGTTGAATAGCTCGAGTTCGAGCGGCAATGATCGTGAAAAACGCGGCGATGCTGGGATATCCGAGCCCTCTACTGGCTCATCAAATTCTTGGACTGCGAGTCGGACGCTTCTTGTCTCTGCCCTGGCTGCCGGACTCAGCTACGCCTACGCAATCTCAAGCAATAAGTCCCAACCGGAGAGTCTGAAGCAACCTCAATATGGGTCTACACAGGATCTTAAGAAG GCCATTGCCGAATTACGAGCCAAATTGGGCGATGAAGCTATTAGCACAGATGAGGATGACCTTCAGGTACATGGATTCTCAGAGTGGTCTAGTGTCAATGCGGACCGGTTCCCTGTTGCTATCGCGTATCCAAAGAGCACGGAGGACGTCGCGGAGATTGCCAAAATTTGCCACAAatacaaaatgccaatgatTCCTTATTCGGGAGGTTCCAGTCTTGAGGCCAATTTCGCTGCTGTCCATGGCGGCCTAACAATTGATTTTGTCTCAATGAACAAGATATTGGAGCTTCATGAAGACGATATGGATGTGGTCGTTCAACCATCCATCCAGTGGATGGATTTGAACGAGAAAATCAAGGACtctggccttttctttcctgttgATCCCGGCCCTTCAGCGATGATCGGCGGAATGATTGGAACCAATTGCAGTGGCACCAATGCAGTGAGGTATGGCACAATGAAAGATTGGGTCATCAATCTTACAGTAGTTTTGGCAGATGGGCGCATTGTCAAGACGCGCAGACGTCCGCGCAAGACTTCTGCTGGCTACAACTTGACAGGCATGTTTGTGGGGTCTGAGGGAACGCTTGGTATAGTCACTGAGGCGACTCTCAAACTGACACCGATTCCAGAGGAAACACGTGTCGGTGTCGTCACATTTCCTACTATGCGCGACGCTGCATCTACTGCCATGCTGCTGATACGGAAAGGGATCCCAGTACAGTGCATGGAAATTTTGGACGATGTTCAAATGGACGTTATCAACCGTGCTGGCGGTACGGGGCGAAGTTGGAAAACGCTACCATCGTTGTTTTTCAAGTTCTCGGGCACAAGCGCTGGCGTTCTCGACAGTGTTACCTTAACCAGAGACCTGGCGAAAAAGAACCATGCCGAATCCTTTGAATTCGCCCGAGATGAGCGAGAGGCGCTCGATTTATGGTCAGCGCGAAAACAGTCGTTGTGGAGCATGCTAGCGTTAAAAAAGGAAGGCTCACAAGTATGGTCTACTGATGTGTCTGTGCCGATTTCGAGACTCCCTGATATTATTG AAATCACGAAGAAAGAATTGGACGATCTTGGGATCTTCGCAAGTGTTCTTGGCCATATCGGGGACGGGAATTTCCACACGTGTATTCTCTACAATCGCAAGGATCAAGAGGAGACAGAACGCGTGGAAAAGTTCGTCTATGACATGGTTGATCGTGCTCTTGAGATGGAGGGTTCTTGCACT GGTGAACACGGTGTTGGGCTgggcaagaagaaatccCTTCAGAAGGAGCTCGGCCCAGAGACCATTGATGTTATGCGCAGCTTCAAAAAAGCTCTTGACCCGCATTGGCTCTTGAACCCTGGTAAgatttttgattttaagGATGAATCATGA
- a CDS encoding aspartate-semialdehyde dehydrogenase family protein (aspartate-semialdehyde dehydrogenase), with protein MASSPKKKCGVLGATGSVGQRFILLLADHPFLELHAVGASERSAGKAYKDAVRWKQTTAMSEKLSNLVLRDCKASQFTDCDLVFSGLNSDIAGEVEMEFIKAEIPVFSNAKNYRKHPLVPLVVPTVNPHHFDLIPHQRKEFGLKKGFLVCNSNCAVIGIVIPFAALQAKFGPVEEVEVFTEQALSGAGYPGVPSMDILDNVIPFISGEEDKLENEAQKILGSVNADATAFEEQAGLRVGATCTRVHVSDGHMAFVSLRFKNRPAPSAEQVVQALREYQSEAQKLGAPSAPKEAIRVFDEADRPQPRLDRDICGGYTVSVGRVREGAQGGYFDLRFAALSHNTVIGAAGSSIINAEIAVLKGYI; from the exons atggcatcatctccTAAGAAGAAGTGCG GTGTCCTCGGTGCCACAGGCTCTGTGGGCCAGAGGTTTATCCTTTTGCTCGCCGATCACCCTTTTCTAGAGCTTCATGCCGTCGGTGCATCGGAGCGCTCAGCCGGAAAGGCCTACAAGGACGCCGTAAGATGGAAGCAGACTACGGCTATGTCTGAGAAGCTCAGCAACCTTGTTCTCCGGGATTGCAAAGCCTCTCAATTCACCGACTGTGATCTTGTGTTCTCCGGTCTGAACAGCGATATCGCGGGCGAAGTTG AAATGGAGTTCATCAAGGCCGAAATCCCTGTATTTTCGAACGCAAAGAACTACCGCAAGCATCCCTTGGTTCCCCTCGTTGTGCCAACAGTCAACCCTCATCACTTTGATTTGATCCCTcaccaaaggaaagaattCGGCTTGAAGAAGGGGTTCCTTGTGTGCAACTCCAACTGCGCAGTCATTGGTATCGTCATCCCCTTCGCAGCTCTCCAGGCCAAGTTTGGCCCTGTTGAAGAGGTCGAAGTCTTTACCGAGCAGGCCTTGTCGGGTGCTGGCTACCCCGGTGTACCCAGCATGGACATCCTGGATAACGTCATCCCTTTCATTAGcggtgaagaagataagcTCGAGAATGAGGCCCAGAAGATCTTGGGTTCTGTGAATGCAGATGCTACCGCCTTCGAGGAGCAGGCTGGTCTTCGAGTTGGAGCCACTTGCACTCGGGTTCACGTTAGCGACGGTCATATGGCATTTGTTTCGCTGAGATTTAAGAACCGCCCAGCACCGAGCGCCGAACAGGTCGTGCAGGCACTGAGAGAGTACCAGTCCGAAGCGCAGAAGTTGGGggctccttctgctcctaAGGAGGCGATTAGGGTATTCGATGAGGCGGACAGGCCGCAACCAAGACTCGACAGAGATATCTGCGGCGGATACACTGTTAGCGTGGGCCGGGTGCGTGAAGGCGCCCAGGGAGGCTACTTTGACCTCCGCTTTGCTGCTCTTTCACACAACACGGTCATTGGAGCCGCTGGATCCTCGATCATCAATGCTGAGATTGCAGTTCTGAAGGGATACATCTAA
- a CDS encoding 40S ribosomal protein eS4 (40S ribosomal protein S4): protein MPRGPTKHQKRLSAPSHWLLDKMSGTYAPKASPGPHKLRDCLPLIVFIRNRLKYALNGREVKAIMMQRLIQVDGKVRTDPTFPAGFMDVIGIEKTGENFRLIYDTKGRFTVHRIQAEEAEYKLCKVKRVQLGKGGIPFLVTHDART from the exons ATGCCTCGCGGACC TACCAAGCACCAGAAGCGCCTTAGTGCGCCTTCGCACTGGCTCCTGGACAAAATGTCCGGAACCTATGCTCCCAAGGCCTCCCCCGGTCCTCACAAGCTCCGCGACTGCCTTCCCCTCATCGTTTTCATCCGTAACCGTCTCAAGTACGCCCTGAACGGTCGTGAGGTTAAGGCCATCATGATGCAGCGTCTCATCCAGGTCGACGGCAAGGTCCGCACTGACCCTACCTTCCCCGCTGGTTTCATGGACGTCATCGGCATCGAGAAGACCGGCGAGAACTTCCGTCTCATCTACGACACCAAGGGCCGTTTCACCGTCCACCGTATCCAGGCTGAGGAGGCCGAATACAAGCTGTGCAAGGTCAAGCGTGTTCAGCTCGGCAAGGGCGGGATCCCATTCTTGGTTACGCACGATGCGAGAACGTGA
- a CDS encoding uncharacterized protein (predicted protein), giving the protein MSIPNQDTVVGFHQSPPQAFFSLPETGGMTGVPRLRAMDESMSATSMSVQSSYPSLFQSSAEIPPFFVTYRWWEDEATTVLWAFDVEDIKRVIQYGLYRDENLPRSSLQSRNASAVDSFLLTLVQPKERAYIANLSFIQKVEEIIRRCKTNTPSLVAWSWFPSQVNRDLDPAAIADAIDAESHFHFTRIPFEELVRYSLGYPAIAVEWFLQQHTALYIHLLNYFNTFPEEIVRYTKVEQHLRNRSPFAHRALLHCLLALQSGGNYELPSATPGFEFIADPIQGLFKELPPSLTSILKVLSVLRVRFERQYVHARTMNWIQPFDIDFSLYEDLTGSTSAADFARTLTNADERSFSALTPQQIMAEDPVVTKLLTKWESLSIEVWECCTALPDMIPYIQDCVQALLVIRNYHSFSALINGLRKYSITDSVFSNNGTAGAMALNPIVPPDLLFLTVPYQNYAAYRQQFQSSPGIPCLIPHIREYQQQGQPALLQMFQRMRNAMR; this is encoded by the exons ATGTCTATCCCGAATCAGGATACAGTGGTAGGCTTCCATCAGTCACCGCCTCAGGCCTTCTTTTCGCTGCCAGAGACTGGTGGCATGACTGGGGTTCCACGCCTTCGTGCGATGGATGAGTCGATGAGTGCGACGTCGATGTCGGTACAGTCGAGCTACCCATCTCTGTTCCAGTCAAGTGCGGAGATACCTCCATTCTTCGTGACATACCGATGgtgggaagatgaagcaaCCACCGTGCTGTGGGCTTTTGACGTTGAGGATATCAAACGAGTGATCCAGTATGGTCTCTATCGAGACGAGAACCTGCCTCGTTCCTCCCTGCAGAGTCGAAATGCCTCGGCCGTGGACAGTTTCCTACTCACACTAGTCCAACCGAAGGAGAGAGCTTATATTGCCAACCTGTCATTTATTCAAAAGGTCGAGGAGATCATTCGCCGGTGCAAAACCAACACCCCATCACTCGTCGCTTGGAGTTGGTTCCCTTCCCAAGTGAACCGGGACTTGGATCCCGCTGCGATTGCGGATGCAATTGATGCTGAAAGCCACTTTCATTTCACTCGCATCCCCTTCGAAGAGCTGGTCCGCTACTCCTTGGGTTATCCTGCGATCGCTGTCGAATGGTTTTTACAACAGCATACCGCACTGTACATCCATCTGTTGAATTACTTCAATACCTTCCCCGAGGAGATTGTGAGATACACCAAAGTTGAACAA CATCTTCGAAATCGAAGCCCATTTGCCCACCGCGCCTTGCTTCATTGCTTGCTCGCCCTGCAATCGGGAGGAAACTATGAGCTACCGAGTGCCACACCTGGCTTCGAATTCATAGCGGATCCGATTCAAGGTCTGTTCAAAGAGCTCCCGCCCAGTCTGACATCAATATTGAAGGTACTATCTGTCCTGCGAGTCCGTTTTGAACGGCAATATGTGCACGCTCGGACGATGAACTGGATCCAACCCTTTGATATCGACTTCTCCCTCTACGAAGACTTGACAGGATCAACATCCGCTGCAGATTTCGCTCGCACCCTAACGAACGCCGACGAGCGCAGCTTCTCCGCACTCACGCCGCAGCAAATCATGGCGGAGGATCCAGTGGTAACGAAATTACTGACCAAGTGGGAGTCGCTCAGCATCGAAGTGTGGGAATGCTGCACTGCGCTGCCGGACATGATCCCGTATATCCAAGACTGTGTACAG GCCCTCCTTGTCATTCGGAACTACCACTCGTTCTCCGCCCTCATTAACGGACTGCGGAAATATAGCATCACCGATTCCGTCTTCAGCAATAACGGTACCGCTGGCGCAATGGCTCTGAACCCGATCGTCCCTCCCGACTTGCTCTTCCTCACCGTGCCTTATCAGAACTACGCCGCCTACCGACAACAGTTCCAGTCATCGCCCGGCATCCCCTGTCTCATCCCCCATATTAGAGAGTACCAACAGCAAGGGCAGCCGGCCTTGCTCCAGATGTTCCAGCGAATGCGCAACGCTATGCGCTGA
- a CDS encoding uncharacterized protein (predicted protein) encodes MSVEVPLWPHFLFRVFEPLSCFGGYIFPLLDLNKFIVDSTPNVPPPETIHPSSVVLAGQLGNIYAVLGLLSFLIHHNTTDPKVFRNYILAYVFSDINHLYATYRGVGWDTFVDPWAWQNLLTWGNIGMTVFMLVNRILFLLGVFGNAKVSETHRKRS; translated from the exons ATGAGTGTTGAGGTTCCCTTGTGGCCGCACTTTCTTTTCAGGGTCTTTGAGCCTTTATCATG CTTCGGCGGCTACATCTTCCCCCTCCTAGACCTTAACAAGTTCATCGTGGACTCAACACCAAACGTCCCACCGCCCGAGACCATCCATCCAAGCAGCGTCGTCCTAGCCGGCCAACTAGGAAACATATACGCTGTCCTTGGCCTCCTAagcttcctcatccaccacaacACCACCGACCCCAAAGTCTTCCGTAACTACATCCTCGCCTACGTCTTCAGCGACATCAACCATCTCTACGCAACCTACCGCGGCGTGGGCTGGGACACCTTCGTCGACCCCTGGGCGTGGCAGAACCTCCTCACCTGGGGCAACATTGGCATGACGGTTTTTATGCTCGTGAACCgcatcctgttcctccttggtgTTTTCGGAAATGCCAAGGTATCTGAGACCcatcggaagaggagctGA
- a CDS encoding SANT/Myb-like DNA-binding domain-containing protein (predicted protein): MDSNGTFARSFDESLTRELPQLQSLRIAPLRQPVSSRILSIPSPLEPNASGVREPNSIPKTNNSTGVLPGRNDSGGLTESVNAARAKKNDHTVDAVSSLQPPPKPILPEFVNLRALERFPYSSFDDDSHARKRRRLEVQADSFGEHLQLPIPQAHKEPRPPPFGPFAILNGLNEPPPNAALLPPIEAGSITQLLTKPSRGTSFVEPALLTANTIVESQSVERIEGRIHEILDSPVGENTVDGVQANVESGLFEDASVDQIGHEKGDLQNDKEAQPRAEEKEPLSPKTRGRSRKNLRKWTEEETTALLRGVVKCGIGNWTAILAQPELKFNKRSASNLKDRFRVCCPWAYRAADPNEATKKLRDTLADALSRAETEGTDGAPGKIRLPHPWPVSETPPGGISAGSSQESLSSSGTPTEESEPKSSISQAKQASTKTGPTLSSKSKSTLASLGIPEPHFTMKSRRRSRRPFTVAEDEALLKGYAVHGFQWTLIQQDKRLNLGHRRATDLRDRFRTKFPHAYRDGGSVSGNSFNQSEESGLKDGKDRASSSKRNLQPTKQLPGSQNGKSDNSEQSALGPIDPALSPPAPPPGLPLESMAGAPSTGVFSFPLDENATNPTGVDPSWADNTLAPMVWDELA; the protein is encoded by the exons ATGGACTCCAACGGCACCTTTGCCCGGTCTTTCGATGAATCCCTCACCCGCGAATTACCCCAACTGCAAAGCCTCCGCATTGCACCTCTCCGCCAACCAGTCTCCTCCCGCATCCTAAGCATCCCCTCGCCGCTTGAACCGAATGCAAGTGGAGTTCGAGAGCCAAATTCTATCCCTAAAACCAACAATTCAACTGGAGTGCTGCCTGGCCGCAACGACTCCGGTGGGCTCACAGAGAGCGTCAACGCGGCGCGcgcaaagaaaaatgacCATACAGTAGATGCGGTCTCAAGCTTGCAGCCTCCTCCCAAGCCTATCCTCCCGGAATTTGTCAATCTCCGTGCTCTGGAGCGATTCCCTTATTCCTCATTCGACGATGACTCTCATGCTCGCAAGCGCCGAAGGTTGGAGGTCCAGGCGGATTCCTTTGGGGAACATTTACAGCTGCCAATTCCGCAGGCGCACAAGGAACCACGACCGCCACCATTCGGGCCTTTTGCTATTCTTAATGGCCTTAACGAACCTCCACCCAATGccgctcttctccctccgaTCGAAGCCGGTTCCATCACGCAGCTGCTGACCAAACCCTCACGAGGTACTTCCTTTGTGGAACCCGCGCTGTTGACTGCCAACACAATTGTTGAGAGTCAAAGTGTGGAGAGGATAGAGGGCAGGATCCATGAGATTCTGGATTCTCCTGTGGGTGAGAACACTGTGGATGGCGTGCAGGCTAATGTAGAAAGTGGCCTTTTCGAGGATGCGAGCGTTGATCAGATAGGACACGAGAAAGGCGATTTGCAAAATGACAAAGAGGCCCAACCCCGTGCGGAAGAGAAAGAGCCGCTGTCCCCAAAGACAAGAGGGCGCTCCCGCAAGAACCTTCGTAAATGGACAGAGGAGGAAACAACTGCACTGTTGCGCGGCGTGGTCAAGTGTGGGATTGGCAACTGGACCGCGATCTTGGCGCAACCAGAGCTCAAGTTCAACAAGCGGAGTGCTTCAAACCTGAAGGATAG ATTTCGCGTCTGCTGTCCCTGGGCTTATCG TGCTGCCGACCCAAATGAGGCTACGAAGAAACTTCGTGATACCCTGGCGGATGCACTCTCACGGGCCGAGACAGAGGGTACCGACGGCGCTCCGGGGAAGATTCGTCTTCCACACCCATGGCCTGTCTCAGAGACGCCGCCTGGAGGGATTTCAGCTGGTAGCTCCCAGGAGTCCTTGTCTTCTAGCGGTACCCCGACCGAGGAATCCGAGCCTAAGAGCTCGATTTCTCAGGCCAAACAAGCCTCGACAAAAACTGGGCCTACTCTGTCTAGCAAATCCAAGTCTACCTTAGCATCTCTTGGCATCCCGGAGCCACATTTCACCATGAAGTCCCGCCGTCGGTCTCGGCGCCCATTCACTGTCgctgaagatgaagctctGCTGAAAGGCTATGCGGTGCATGGTTTCCAGTGGACACTAATTCAACAGGACAAGCGGCTGAACCTCGGTCATCGTAGAGCAACCGATCTGCGGGACCGGTTTAGGACCAAATTCCCGCACGCGTACCGTGACGGCGGTTCTGTCAGCGGTAATTCGTTCAATCAATCCGAGGAGTCCGGTCTCAAAGACGGAAAAGACCGGGCATCCAGTAGCAAGCGGAACTTGCAACCTACCAAACAACTTCCCGGCAGTCAAAATGGCAAGTCAGATAACTCTGAGCAGTCCGCATTAGGACCCATTGATCCTGCACtctctcctccagctccaccaCCGGGCCTCCCTCTCGAAAGCATGGCAGGAGCCCCTTCAACAGGCGTGTTTTCCTTCCCGTTGGATGAAAATGCTACCAACCCAACAGGTGTGGACCCATCTTGGGCAGATAATACTCTTGCCCCAATGGTTTGGGATGAATTGGCATGA
- a CDS encoding sorting nexin-3 (sorting nexin SNX11): MQAVPESRQQTFEEIYGPPENFLEIEVRNPQTHGTSRNMYTSYEIVCRTNIPAFKLKHSVVRRRYSDFEYFRDILERESTRVTIPPLPGKVFTNRFSDDVIEHRREGLQRFLQIVAGHPLLQTGSKVLASFIQDPNWDRNAW; encoded by the exons ATGCAAGCCGTCCCGGAGTCGCGACAGCAGACCTTTGAGGAAATCTACGGTCCTCCGGAGAATTTCCTCGAGATTGag GTCCGAAACCCCCAGACCCACGGCACATCCCGGAACATGTACACCTCGTACGAAATCGTCTGTCGCACCAACATCCCCGCATTCAAGCTCAAGCACTCCGTCGTGCGCCGCCGCTACTCCGACTTTGAATACTTCCGCGATATCCTGGAGCGCGAGAGCACGAGGGTGACTATCCCGCCGCTGCCCGGGAAGGTGTTTACGAATCGGTTCAGTGACGATGTCATCGAGCACCGCAGGGAGGGGTTGCAGCGGTTCTTGCAGATTGTTGCCGGTCATCCGCTTTTGCAAACAGGGAGTAAGGTTTTGGCGAGCTTTATACAGG ATCCGAACTGGGACCGCAATGCTTGGTAG
- a CDS encoding uncharacterized protein (predicted protein): protein MGTYDDWIRLQDDAHRVMNERQDGQNMRDWCARSLEFWKRFDDSMLTAQMWITMLDEDVQRELTRAPQPQTLSEAMEMAVRFAGILSREKEHETDKERGRKRAGRRNPTLTEQTATRKRKRQRSSTGPSFSKIRRHRRQRPEGPR, encoded by the coding sequence ATGGGTACATATGATGATTGGATCCGCCTTCAGGACGACGCCCACAGAGTTATGAACGAAAGACAGGACGGGCAGAACATGAGGGATTGGTGTGCCCGTTCCCTAGAATTTTGGAAACGGTTTGATGATTCTATGTTAACGGCTCAGATGTGGATCACAatgctggatgaggatgtgcAAAGGGAACTGACGCGTGCGCCTCAGCCTCAAACGCTGTCAGAGGCAATGGAAATGGCCGTCCGTTTCGCAGGTATATTATCGCGCGAGAAGGAGCATGAGACCGATAAGGAACGTGGTCGAAAGCGCGCCGGCAGGAGAAACCCTACTCTCACAGAGCAAACTGCTACACGGAAACGCAAACGCCAACGCTCCTCCACGGGCCCGTCGTTTTCAAAGATCCGTCGGCACCGAAGACAGCGCCCAGAAGGGCCGCGatag
- a CDS encoding uncharacterized protein (predicted protein), protein MTPARCNLKEVSFSHLFPAEVARALVGGLTLAIAYMHSRGIVHGDIHLGNILVKLPSSLNHLSIKQLYEEYGHPETVPITHRNGKPLPPNIPAKAVLPLYLGKDAEEFSLSDAQIRLSDFGETFNPDLEPRLGKDCHTPLAARPPDAWFEIQTSLSYSADIWSLATAIWEIIGMKAIFSSEYTSVDEVICQQIDVLGSLPLEWFESWGKRDLYFDDDGVPKDGRYVWSSIDGAFEEGVQKYRRKFGMGEFDGEETAAFLDLMRRMLTFRPEERPTAREVLQSRLMVEWVLPDFERSSQMG, encoded by the exons ATGACTCCTGCACGATGTAATCTCAAAGAAGTGTCTTTTAGTCACTTGTTTCCTGCAGAAGTAGCGCGGGCTCTAGTAGGTGGTCTCACGCTAGCTATTGCCTATATGCATTCACGAGGTATTGTCCATGGAG ATATCCATCTTGGCAATATATTAGTCAAACTCCCATCAAGTCTCAACCACCTTTCAATCAAACAGCTATACGAAGAATACGGACACCCAGAAACAGTTCCTATCACACACCGCAACGGGAAGCCGCTTCCACCCAACATCCCAGCAAAAGCAGTCCTACCGCTATATCTAGGAAAAGATGCAGAGGAATTCTCCCTCTCTGACGCACAGATACGTCTAAGTGATTTCGGCGAGACATTTAACCCAGATTTAGAACCTCGTTTGGGAAAAGATTGCCATACACCGCTAGCAGCACGACCTCCAGACGCTTGGTTCGAAATACAGACTTCTCTCTCTTATTCTGCAGATATCTGGAGCTTGGCTACGGCGATTTGGGAGATTATCGGTATGAAGGCCATTTTTAGCAGTGAATACACATCAGTGGATGAGGTTATCTGTCAGCAGATTGATGTGTTGGGATCTCTGCCTCTGGAGTGGTTCGAGAGTTGGGGAAAGCGAGATCTATattttgatgatgatggagttcCAAAGGATGGTCGGTATGTGTGGTCGTCGATTGACGGAGCATTTGAGGAAGGTGTGCAGAAGTATCGACGAAAGTTTGGGATGGGCGAGTTTGACGGGGAGGAAACGGCTGCTTTTCTAGATCTGATGCGTCGAATGTTGACATTCCGACCTGAAGAACGACCAACAGCGAGAGAGGTCCTACAGTCGAGGTTGATGGTTGAATGGGTATTACCTGATTTCGAACGGAGTTCGCAGATGGGGTAG
- a CDS encoding RNA-binding protein (predicted protein), producing the protein MATEDDNFDIDIYGDGGGYNANEQGGEDDIKHDDTELILDAPEQPQNGGPAHGDGAADTNAQQGHAQGTAPNGEHVTQSNPQQQAATETPAPPQGVKRKEHDDRPSDPDATPALLISDLYWWTTDDDIRGWVREADCEDELKDVTFSEHKVNGKSKGQAFIEFTTLQAATATKHKLESSGTTGRKYSVNYTNPQPNPFRTLPKDAPMRKDNQARSMSGGFNSPAQNMNFGMNNMGGGGGGFRGGRGGFNSRGGMNNNMGGFNNRNFQNPMGFQNPMAGGFGGNPMGGMQNYGGFNNRGGMMGGMRGGPGGMRGGRGGGGMGGPNMMGMPNMNPMGGMGMNPMSGGMNPMMGGMGGNMAMQGKGGFQGPNPAFNQNFFPPNQGVGGDGSWNPHGAKRSRQE; encoded by the exons ATGGCTACTGAAGATGATAACTTCGATATTGACATctatggtgatggtggtggatatAACGCCAATGAACAAggcggagaggatgatatcaagcATGATGACACCGAGCTCATCCTAGACGCTCCAGAGCAGCCTCAGAATGGCGGCCCTGCCCATGGCGATGGCGCTGCAGACACCAACGCGCAGCAGGGGCATGCCCAAGGTACAGCGCCCAATGGAGAACATGTAACACAATCAAATCCGCAACAGCAAGCGGCAACAGAGACGCCAGCTCCTCCCCAGGGCGTAAAGCGCAAAGAGCACGATGACCGTCCATCGGACCCAGATGCCACACCTGCCCTGCTTATCTCCGATCTGTACTGGTGGACCactgatgatgatatccgTGGTTGGGTCCGCGAGGCCGACTGCGAGGATGAACTTAAGGACGTAACGTTCAGCGAGCACAAGGTGAATGGCAAGAGTAAAGG GCAAGCTTTTATTGAATTCACTACGCTTCAGGCTGCGACTGCCACCAAACACAAGCTCGAATCTTCCGGTACGACAGGACGGAAGTACTCTGTTAACTATACCAACCCCCAACCAAACCCTTTCCGCACACTTCCGAAGGATGCACCTATGCGAAAGGATAACCAGGCTCGGTCGATGTCTGGAGGCTTCAACTCGCCTGCGCAGAACATGAACTTTGGAATGAACAAcatgggtggtggtggcggtggcTTCCGTGGCGGCCGCGGCGGTTTCAACTCCCGGGGTGGCATGAATAATAACATGGGAGGTTTCAACAACCGGAACTTCCAGAACCCAATGGGCTTCCAAAACCCGATGGCTGGAGGCTTCGGCGGGAATCCGATGGGAGGTATGCAAAACTATGGCGGCTTCAATAACCGCGGAGGCATGATGGGCGGCATGCGCGGTGGCCCCGGGGGCATGCGCGGCGGCCGTGGAGGGGGCGGCATGGGAGGTCCCAACATGATGGGCATGCCGAATATGAACCCAATGGGTGGTATGGGCATGAACCCGATGTCTGGTGGAATGAACCCGATGATGGGCGGCATGGGAGGAAACATGGCTATGCAAG GTAAAGGCGGTTTCCAAGGCCCCAACCCGGCTTTCAATCAAAACTTCTTCCCTCCTAACCAAGGGgttggaggtgatggatcATGGAACCCTCATGGCGCAAAGCGCAGCCGACAAGAGTAG